The sequence below is a genomic window from Pirellulales bacterium.
GCGGTCGCCCGCCTTTAGCGAGTTCTGATCGTCGTTGATGCGCAAGCCCTGGTTGGTCGTGAGCATCTCGCCGGCGCTCTCCTCCACGTTCTGATCGAGGTCGGCAATCTTTGCATTTTCGCCTCTCTGTCGGTTGCGGGCGGGCGGTCTCGATCCGTTGTTCTTGGCCATCGTCGGATGCCCTCAGTTGGGTTGATTCGCGAGCTATTTGGTCGCGAACCGCGAGCCGGTATTTCGAGTCGATCTTGCAGAGCATTTTTGAGGCCAACGCGATCGGAACAGCGAATCCGCGAACGCTTCGGAGCCGAGCAGTACGATTGACCGCCGGCCTGCGAAATTGCCGCTGAAACTCGAACGAACCCGACCGTGGTTCAAAAGCATCCGCGATGGCCGCATCGCAATCGAGCGGTGGCGGGGGCTGGTTACCGTATCATGGATAGCCGTATTAGCAATCTCGCCTGCGGGGACAAAACGGCGGGGACAAAACGGGAGGGGTTCGATATTGGTAAAGTGGGATAGTGTCTGTTGCGCGTGCTGCGGCGAGTCGCTGGGAAACCATCTGCGAATGCAGAAAGCGGAAAGGACCGGCCTAGCGCTTTTCCGGTCTCTCGAAGCGGTCGGCCAGAAAAGCCGGCAAGCATTGCCTAGCCGGTGAAGCCTGCCGAACCGACAATCTTCTCTTGCCTTTGAGTTTGCTTCGGAGTAGCATCCTATAAAGCGTTTGCCCGCCGGAACTTAGACGAGCGATTTTCGGCAACTCGCGGCCGGCAAGCGAGTTGCGCTCCGCAAGAGCGCGACGGACATGGTTTTCGGACGGCCATGGCGGCGGCTTGGCATTAAATCGCTGGTTGGGTGATCGTCGCGCGAGATAGAATGCGGCGGCCGTCGAAGCTGCCGAGGGTCGGCCGATAAAATGACCTCCATTTTTCGAGCCGCTCATCCTGCCCTCTCCCGCACGGGGAGCGTGGGCTGCGGAGAAGTTTTTTTCGGCCGAGGCCAAGTGGATGCGTAGTTTTCAGCAAACGGATTGCTGATATTCGATTTCCAAATGCCGGGCACTTGCTTACGATTCTCTCACCGCTCGATCTCCCGCCAAAACAACTGCTCTACCGCACTTGCTGCTCTATCCCCGCTTGGATCCGGCATCGTTGGCTCCCTCACCTCCATTAATTCACTGTTGATCCAGCGCCGGAACCACGCGGCGGTGCCGCGTCGATTCCGGCTGGGCTTTTTTCTAAGGATAAAGGAATGACACGCGTCATGGCACAATTCAGCCGCAACCGTCGGCCGTTAGGGATTGCTTTCGTCTTGGGTTTGGTCGTGGCCTCGGCCGTGGCCGTTGTCCGGGTGAAGGCTGCAGCCGAGTTGAAAGGACCGCAGGCCAAAGACAAGGCCGTGGCGCTTTCGGTCACCAAGACGCTTCTGGAGGAGCATCTCACCCGGCATCCTCTCGATACCGAAATTTCGCGGCGCTGCTTCAAGGAATTCATGAAGACGCTCGATTCCTACAAGCTCTATTTCTGGCAGAGCGATTTCGACACCTTCAAGCAGTCGCAAGATGAACTGGCCTCGAAAATCAGCCATGGCGACATCGGCTTCTCCTATCAGGTGTTCGAAACGCTGCTCACCCGCATCGACGAGCGCATGAAGCTCGTCGATAACATTCTGGCGAATGCCGACAAGCTTGATTTTTCGACCGACGAAGAAATGGTCACCGATCCCGATCTGACCACCTACGCCTCCACGCCCGAACAAATGCAAGACAAATGGACGAAGCGGATCAAATACGACCTGCTGCAGCAGGAAGTGGAAAAGACGCCCAAGGCCGAAGTCCGCGACAAGCTCAGCCGCCGTTACCATGGCTTCGCCAAGCGGATGCATCAAATCAACAGCGATGAATTGCTCGAAATGTATCTGAATGCCCTGACAACCTCGTTCGACCCGCACACAAGCTACATGTCCGGCAGCACGCTGGAAAACTTCGAGATCATGATGAAGGCCGAGCTCGACGGCATCGGCGCTTCGTTGCAATACGACGACGGCAACACGATCGTCAACGAATTGGTCGACGGAGGCGCCGCCCAGTTGGATGGCCACCTCAAGCCGAAAGACCGCGTGATCGGCGTCGGGCAGGGCGAAAACGGCGACATCGTCGATGTGGTCGACATGAGCCTCAACGACGTAGTGAAACTGATCCGCGGCAAGGCCGGCACCGTCGTGCGGCTGAAGGTGATTCCCGTCGGCAAGGCGGAGCCCAAAGTCTACAACATCACCCGGGCCAAGATCGAATTGAAGAATTCCGAGGCCCGCGGCGAAATTCTCGAGGCCGGAAAGAAAGAAAACGGCCAAGCCTACAAGATCGGCTTCATCGATCTGCCGGGCTTCTACATGGATATGGACGGGGCGCGCAAGGGAGTGCCCGATTTCAAGAGCTGCACGCGCGATGTCCGCCGTATCTTAGACGGCTTCAATGAAAAGCAGGTCGACGCCGTGATTATCGACCTTCGCCGCGACGGTGGCGGCGCCCTCAACGAAGCGATCAGCCTGACGGGCCTGTTCATCGACACTGGCCCGGTCGTGCAAGTGAAGGATTCGAAGGGTCAGGTGCAACACTACGACGATCAGGACCCGGGAGTCGCTTGGAAGGGCCCGCTGGTGGTGCTGCAAAGCAAGTTTAGCGCGAGCGCCAGCGAAATTTTCGCCGGGGCAATCCAGGACTACCGCCGTGGGTTGGTGATCGGCGATCACTCGTCGCACGGCAAGGGAACGGTGCAAAGCATGCTCGACGTGGGTCAGTCGCTGTTCTTCATGCCCAATTCTCCTTCGCTGGGCGCGTTGAAGATCACGATCCAGCAGTTCTACCGCCCCGACGGCGATAGCACGCAGATGCGCGGCGTGTTGTCGGATGTCGAACTCCCCTCGCTGAGCACGCATTTGCCGGTGGGCGAGGGTGATCTCGATTACGCGTTGAAATTCGACCATGTCGATCCGGTGCCCTACACGCCCGTGGGAATGGTCGATCCGGATTTGGTGAAGCAGCTTGCGACGCTATCGGCCGATCGCGTCAAGCGGTCGAGCGATTTTGCGAAAGTCGACCAGAATATCGCTCGCTATTTGAAGCAGAAAGATCGCAAGCGGGTGTCGCTGAATCGCGAAAAATTCCTGGCCGACCAGGCCGATCGCGATGTCGACAAGGAAGAGGAGAAGGAATTCGACGATTCGAACGCCAAGCGGCCGGTCGTGAAGCGCGATTTCTACGTCAACGAGGTGCTGGCGATCACCGACGACTATATTCGCCTCTCGCATGTCAAAGTGCTGGCGACGAACTGAACCGCGTGCAAGCGGCATTTTATGGCGACGACACGGGGTGCCCGAAGCAGCTCGAAACGCAAGACGGCCAGCCTAGGATTATTGGCCAACGGCTCGTCGGGCCCTTGGGAGATTGCGATCGACGAAAGCCGTCCGGCAAGGACCGCGGGTGGCTTCAGATCGAGGATAAGGAGATCGTATTCGACTTTGAGATTGAGTCGTTGAAAATCGCCGGCAAGTTGCTACGGTTTCTCGAACCGGGCCATCGAACCGGTTCGAAGGATCGGTCGCCGCAGGAATAGGATCGCTATTTGACGCTGGGGGTGGGCAAGGACCTGTCTGTCACGCTTGTGGCGGATGACGAATACAACGACCGGTTCTTTATCTTGGTGGGCTCACGCAACGAGCCCACCGTGCGATTTGTCATCGCGGGCGACGATGTTTTCCATATCCTGACCGCGTTGCGCAGCGTCGGGGAAGATATCGAGGTCGACTCGTAAACGGCTGCGCCTCCACGGCACAATCGTAGCCCATGCCCTAGCGTTTGTCTGAGGCGCTTCGTGAGAGGGCATAGTTCCTTGCCGACCGCTCGCCCGATCATCAAGGCTTGGTTGGTTCGGAGCGCGCGAGAGAACTTCCCAACCAGGCCCACGGATGGTAATTTAGTGCTTCCAATCCATTGGGTGAACCAATTTTTCGCGATACTTTTTAATCGTGCGTCGCACGAGGAGAATGAACCAGTCATGGCCAAACCGCATCGCACCCTCAAGAAGGCCAACCACGGCCGCCGTCCGGCCAATAGCAAGGCCCGCCGCCTCAAACGCAAAGACATCCGCACCTGACACCCGCCGGAAACGAACCTCCGTTTCGGGGCCTTTTCGGTGTCGGTGTTGCGGCGGATGGTGCAGGAGGTGGCATTGCCGGGAGATTGCCTGTGGCTGCAAAAGATTTGATCCTCGACTTCTCCGAATACGACCTGGATCACGTCATCGGCGATTTGGAAGAAATCCGTCGTTATAATCTGCAACGCTTCGAAGTGGAGCAACTAACGGCCGTCGTCTACGCCGATCCCGAGCGCGCCATCTGCGCCGGATACAAAGACGTCACGAACAACGATTTTTGGGTCCGCGGCCACATGCCGGGCCTGCCGCTGATGCCGGGCGTGGTGATGTGCGAGGCGGCGGCCCAATTGTCGAGCTATTTCGCTCAGAAATACAATCTTTTGGGCTGCCCGGTGCTCGGGCTTGGCGGGTTGGAAGAGGTGCGATTCCGCGGCGCGGTCGTGCCCGGCGATCGACTTGTCGTCGTCGTTCGCCGTATGAAAGCTCGGCGGGGAGCGATGATTCTTTGTCATTTTCAGGGTTTCGTGAAGCAATCGATGGTGGTCGAAGGAAAGATCATTGGCGTCTGCCTGCCGATCGACGAACCGACGGCCGCGGCGCTCGCCGGCCGATCCCCGGCAACGTCCGCCGCGCCGTCGAAGTAGCCGCGGCTTCGCGGCGGTTGAACCGCATCCGAATGCAAGGGCATTGGCCATGCCGCCCCGGCGCCTGAGAGCATGCAAGAAAAGGCAGGGCAATGCAGCAGCAGATGAAGGCGCTGGTGAAACGCAAGGCCGAACCAGGCCTGTGGCTTGAAGAGGTGCCTGTCCCCGCGACGGGCATCAACGACGTGCTGATCCGCGTCGATCGAGCCGGCATCTGCGGCACCGATCTGCACATCTATAAATGGGACGCCTGGGCCCAAAAGACCATTCCCGTGCCGATGGTGGTCGGGCATGAATTCGTCGGCGAGATCGTCGAAGTCGGCGCGAATGTGACCGACTTTTTCCCCGGCGACTTGGTGAGCGGCGAAGGGCATGTCGTCTGCGGCCGCTGCCGCAATTGCCTCGCCGGCCGCCGGCATCTCTGCAAAGACACGAAAGGGGTCGGCGTCAATCGGCCCGGGGCGTTCGCCGAATATCTCGCTCTGCCGATGACCAATGTCTGGCACCACCGGCACGACATCGATCGCGACGTGGCCGCGATCTTCGATCCCTTCGGCAATGCGGTGCATACCGCCCTGTCGTTCCCGGTGCTCGGCGAGGATGTGCTGATCACGGGCGCCGGGCCGATCGGCATCATGGCCGCCGCGGTCGTGCGGCATGCCGGCGCGCGATACGTCGTCGTGACGGATGTGAACGACTATCGCCTCGGGCTGGCCAAGAAGATGGGAGCCACCTTCACGTTGAACGTGAAAGAGGGCACGCTCGCCGACGTGCAGCATCAGCTACGCATGAAAGAGGGCTTCGATGTCGGGTTGGAAATGTCGGGCAATCCGGCCGCATTTCGCGACATGCTCTCGAACATGGCCCACGGCGGCCGCGTCGCCATGCTCGGCATCCCGTCGGAGCCGATCGCCATCGATTGGAACACGGTCGTATTCAACATGCTGACGATCAAAGGCATCTACGGCCGCGAAATGTACGAAACGTGGTACAAAATGACCGTGATGCTCGACAGCGGCTTGGACATTCGCCCCGTAATCACGCACCGCTTTGCTTGCGAAGATTTCGAAAAGGGTTTTGAAGTGATGATGTCAGGCCAATCGGGCAAAGTGATTCTGAATTGGCGGGCGTGAGAATGGCTTGTGCCTGACCGCCGCGGCAACGGTCGTCACCCGCAGCGGAGATTGATGATATGCCCAACGGGATGGAGCGGTATTCGAATAATCCGCCCCCGCCGCCGCTCGATTTGAGCCGGTTGAAGGTTTTGCCGCTCTCGATGCGCAAGAGCCTGACGCGCGTCGACGACATTCTCGTCGATCCCGCTGCTCCCGCGCCGCCGCTGGCCACGCAGCTGATGGAGCGGATCGCGGAATGCGCGGAGCGAATTCGAGCTGCCCGGCGGCGGGATGCGAGCGTAGTGCTAATCTATGGGGCCCATTTGCTGCGCAACGGAACGGCGCGAATCCTCGATGCCCTGATGGAAGGCGAATGGCTCACCCACGTTGCCACCAACGGAGCCGGGACCATCCACGATTGGGAGTACGCTTGGTTCGGGGCTTCGACCGAAAGCGTGCGCGAAAATGTCGCCGCCGGCACCTTCGGCGCCTGGGATGAAACGGCCAAGAACATCCACCTCGCGATCATGGCCGGCGCTCTCGCCGGCCGCGGATATGGCCAATCGTTGGGCGCGTTTATCGAGAGCGACGGCACGACGCTGCCGGCGACCGACGATTTGCTGCGGGCGATCCAAGAATCGCCGGAGCATCCGCTCACCTCGGCGCGGGCCGATTTGCTCCAAGCAATGCGTTCTCAGCATTGGCCGGCCGGACGAAATTACGTCGAACATCGCTGGAAGCATGCGTCGATATTGGCCGCCGCTGCCCGGCACGGCATTCCGGCCACCGTCCATCCCGGCATCGGCTACGACATCATCGCCAACCATCCGGTGTTCAGCGGCTCGGCGATCGGCCGGGCGGCGGAGTTGGATTTCAAGCTATTCGGCGGGTCGGTCGAGCGGCTCGATGGCGGCGTCGTGTTGTCGGTCGGCTCGGCGATCATGGGTCCGCAAGTGTTCGAAAAAAGCCTGAGCTGCGTGAACAATCTACGGCTGCAAGCCGGCCGGCCGGTGGTGCGCGATCTGTCGATCTATGTCGTGGATCTGCAAGACGCCGGCGGCTGGGATTGGACACAAGGCGAGCCGCCGAAAACCAACCCGGCCTATTACCTCCGCTTTTGCAAGAGCTATGCCCGCATGGGCGGCGCGTTGCACTACCTGCAATCCGATAACGCGGCGTTCGTGCATCATCTGTTCCACGCCCTGAGCTATCAATGACCGCCGCCGTGTGCCAGTGGCAGACGGAAGAGCTGAATCGTTTAAAGTAGTAGGCATACTCCGTATGCCGTCTGCCGGTCGAAAACGCACTGCGATCGCCGCGGTCGCCGCGAGCGCAGACGGCACACGGAGTGTGCCTGCTACGTAGCCGTGTGCACTGGCTCTGCCAGATGCTGTGTGAAGCTTGACGGTGAAAAAAACACTGGCAGAGCGAGTGGCATACGAAGACATCCTGGCGACCAATCCTCGAATGGGTTCTGATCGATGAACGCCGCCCGTTTCGCAGCCATTACTGAGCGATTCGCGGGCCTGCGGATCGGCGTGGCCGGCGATTTCTGCCTCGACCGCTATCTCGAAATCGATCCGGCTCGCAGCGAAACGTCGCTGGAAACCGGCCTGGCGGCGCACAATGTCGTGCGCGTGCGGGCGCAGCCGGGTGGAGCGGGCACGATCGTCAACAATCTTGCCGCGCTCGGAGTCGGCCGAATCGAATTGCTCGGCTTCTGCGGCGACGACGGCGAAGGCTACGAATTGCGGCGGGCCTTGGCCGCTTTGCCAGGCGTGCGGCTCGAACATTTTCTCACCACTCCGCTGCGGCGCACGTTCGTCTACGCCAAGCCGCTGGTGATCGAACCCGGCCAACCGCCGCGAGAGCTGAACCGGCTGGATTCCAAGAACTGGACGCCCACGCCCGTTGAACTGCAACGCGATCTGGCGGAGCGACTTCGAAAGTTGGCCGACCGCGCCGATGCGCTCGTGCTCTTAGACCAAGTGGATGTTGCCGAGACGGGCGTCGTGACGGCGAGCTTTTGCGACGCGGCGCACGCCGCGCAAACGACACATCGCGATCTGCTGGTTCTGGCAGACAGCCGTCGCGGTTTGGGCTCGTTTCCGCCGCTCGGCTTCAAGATGAACGCCGCCGAACTGGGCCGGTTTTCCCATCCGCCCAGCGACATCAGCGGCGCCGATCTGGACCGCATCAAGCAAGCCGCAGCGGCATTGGCCGACAGCACCGAACGGCCGGTTTTCGTCACGCTGGCCGAGCGCGGCATCGTCGGCGCGATCAAGGGTCGCCCGGCCGAGCACGCCGCGGCGTTTCCGCTGCGAGGCCCGATCGATGTCGTGGGGGCCGGCGATGCGGTGACCGCGGCG
It includes:
- a CDS encoding carboxy terminal-processing peptidase, coding for MTRVMAQFSRNRRPLGIAFVLGLVVASAVAVVRVKAAAELKGPQAKDKAVALSVTKTLLEEHLTRHPLDTEISRRCFKEFMKTLDSYKLYFWQSDFDTFKQSQDELASKISHGDIGFSYQVFETLLTRIDERMKLVDNILANADKLDFSTDEEMVTDPDLTTYASTPEQMQDKWTKRIKYDLLQQEVEKTPKAEVRDKLSRRYHGFAKRMHQINSDELLEMYLNALTTSFDPHTSYMSGSTLENFEIMMKAELDGIGASLQYDDGNTIVNELVDGGAAQLDGHLKPKDRVIGVGQGENGDIVDVVDMSLNDVVKLIRGKAGTVVRLKVIPVGKAEPKVYNITRAKIELKNSEARGEILEAGKKENGQAYKIGFIDLPGFYMDMDGARKGVPDFKSCTRDVRRILDGFNEKQVDAVIIDLRRDGGGALNEAISLTGLFIDTGPVVQVKDSKGQVQHYDDQDPGVAWKGPLVVLQSKFSASASEIFAGAIQDYRRGLVIGDHSSHGKGTVQSMLDVGQSLFFMPNSPSLGALKITIQQFYRPDGDSTQMRGVLSDVELPSLSTHLPVGEGDLDYALKFDHVDPVPYTPVGMVDPDLVKQLATLSADRVKRSSDFAKVDQNIARYLKQKDRKRVSLNREKFLADQADRDVDKEEEKEFDDSNAKRPVVKRDFYVNEVLAITDDYIRLSHVKVLATN
- a CDS encoding beta-hydroxyacyl-ACP dehydratase codes for the protein MAAKDLILDFSEYDLDHVIGDLEEIRRYNLQRFEVEQLTAVVYADPERAICAGYKDVTNNDFWVRGHMPGLPLMPGVVMCEAAAQLSSYFAQKYNLLGCPVLGLGGLEEVRFRGAVVPGDRLVVVVRRMKARRGAMILCHFQGFVKQSMVVEGKIIGVCLPIDEPTAAALAGRSPATSAAPSK
- the tdh gene encoding L-threonine 3-dehydrogenase — its product is MQQQMKALVKRKAEPGLWLEEVPVPATGINDVLIRVDRAGICGTDLHIYKWDAWAQKTIPVPMVVGHEFVGEIVEVGANVTDFFPGDLVSGEGHVVCGRCRNCLAGRRHLCKDTKGVGVNRPGAFAEYLALPMTNVWHHRHDIDRDVAAIFDPFGNAVHTALSFPVLGEDVLITGAGPIGIMAAAVVRHAGARYVVVTDVNDYRLGLAKKMGATFTLNVKEGTLADVQHQLRMKEGFDVGLEMSGNPAAFRDMLSNMAHGGRVAMLGIPSEPIAIDWNTVVFNMLTIKGIYGREMYETWYKMTVMLDSGLDIRPVITHRFACEDFEKGFEVMMSGQSGKVILNWRA
- a CDS encoding PfkB family carbohydrate kinase, coding for MNAARFAAITERFAGLRIGVAGDFCLDRYLEIDPARSETSLETGLAAHNVVRVRAQPGGAGTIVNNLAALGVGRIELLGFCGDDGEGYELRRALAALPGVRLEHFLTTPLRRTFVYAKPLVIEPGQPPRELNRLDSKNWTPTPVELQRDLAERLRKLADRADALVLLDQVDVAETGVVTASFCDAAHAAQTTHRDLLVLADSRRGLGSFPPLGFKMNAAELGRFSHPPSDISGADLDRIKQAAAALADSTERPVFVTLAERGIVGAIKGRPAEHAAAFPLRGPIDVVGAGDAVTAALAASLAAGAELREAMELAMAAASLVVHQLGTTGTATVEEMDRLLKFSAN